Proteins co-encoded in one Capsicum annuum cultivar UCD-10X-F1 chromosome 9, UCD10Xv1.1, whole genome shotgun sequence genomic window:
- the LOC107842110 gene encoding arogenate dehydrogenase 2, chloroplastic — protein sequence MHLTMFSLSSMQSNNIQTQSSSSLLINHHHQHNGFHHLTHVSIRPSPRIHHRLLFSPRAQIVNLTTTSNNNYVSIPSLDDNLSKLHKSSRSSSLSNIEESTSSHPLSSSNKLKIAIIGFGNFGQFIAKAFIKQGHIVLAHSRTDYSLMAQSLNVNFFKDPNDICEQHPDIILLCTSINSLERVICSLPIQKLKRNTLFVDVLSVKEFPKNIFLQSLPQEFDILCTHPMFGPTSGKDNWKGLPFMFDKVRIGQKESRINRVNNFINIFEKEGCRMVEMSCCEHDKYAAGSQFITHTIGRLLQKLGPETTPINTKGYEKLLNLMENTTADSFDLYCGLFMYNNNSMEVLEKLDAALDSLKRELFGKVLEKLEKKVEKESRLALPTPLAKNIEKLQVERKEEALS from the coding sequence ATGCATCTAACCATGTTTTCCCTTTCGTCTATGCAATCTAACAATATTCAAACTCAATCATCTTCATCCCTACTTatcaaccaccaccaccaacataaTGGTTTTCATCATTTGACTCATGTTTCAATTCGACCGTCACCTCGAATTCACCACCGCCTACTCTTCTCTCCCCGTGCCCAAATTGTCAACTTAACTACCACCAGCAACAATAACTATGTCTCAATTCCAAGTCTGGATGATAATCTTAGCAAACTTCACAAATCTTCAAGATCATCGAGTCTCTCGAATATCGAAGAAAGTACATCATCACATCCCCTCTCAAGTTCCAACAAGCTCAAAATAGCTATTATAGGGTTTGGCAACTTTGGACAATTCATTGCCAAGGCCTTCATTAAACAAGGCCATATTGTACTAGCACATTCTCGTACTGATTATTCTCTCATGGCACAATCCCTTAATGTCAACTTCTTCAAAGATCCCAATGATATATGTGAGCAACATCCCGACATCATCTTACTATGCACATCCATTAATTCCCTCGAACGTGTCATTTGTTCTCTTCCCATCCAAAAGCTTAAGCGTAACACACTTTTCGTAGACGTACTATCAGTCAAAGaatttccaaaaaatattttccttcaatcACTACCTCAAGAATTTGACATTTTGTGTACTCATCCTATGTTCGGTCCAACAAGTGGTAAAGACAATTGGAAGGGACTACCATTTATGTTTGACAAAGTTAGAATTGGCCAAAAAGAGTCAAGGATTAATAGGGTCAACAATTTCATTAACATTTTTGAGAAAGAAGGTTGTAGGATGGTAGAAATGAGTTGTTGTGAACATGACAAATATGCTGCTGGCTCACAATTTATTACACATACCATAGGTAGATTATTACAAAAACTCGGACCAGAGACAACTCCTATAAACACAAAAGGTTATGAAAAATTGTTGAATTTGATGGAGAATACAACTGCTGATAGCTTTGATTTGTATTGTGGTTTGTTTATGTACAACAATAATTCTATGGAGGTCTTAGAGAAATTGGATGCTGCATTGGATAGTTTGAAAAGGGAATTATTTGGAAAAGTTCTTGAGAAGTTAGAGAAGAAGGTGGAAAAGGAAAGTAGGCTTGCTTTACCTACTCCCTTGGCTAAGAATATTGAAAAGTTGCAAGTTGAGAGGAAGGAGGAGGCTCTTTCTTGA